A single genomic interval of Alteromonas sp. BL110 harbors:
- a CDS encoding heme ABC transporter permease, whose protein sequence is MWKWLHPYAKTERAYQLCLTLQPWFWVGALICLSIGTIWGLAFAPQDYQQGDSFRIIYIHVPSAILSMGTYVAMAIAALVGMVWQWRTAYMSMIAMAPIGAVMTFIALFTGAAWGKPMWGAWWVWDARLTSELILLFLYMGVIALYGAFEDKQQAGKAAGVMALVGVVNIPIIHYSVEWWNTLHQGATISKFDNPSIAPEMLWPLLINLLGFAFFIGAVTTVRLRNEIVLREMHRPWVQALAMKAMSKQQSDTASTFVKEGN, encoded by the coding sequence ATGTGGAAGTGGTTACACCCCTACGCAAAAACAGAGCGTGCGTACCAGCTTTGTTTAACTTTACAGCCTTGGTTTTGGGTTGGTGCTTTAATATGTTTGAGCATAGGCACTATATGGGGCCTTGCCTTCGCACCCCAAGATTATCAGCAAGGTGATTCGTTTCGTATTATTTACATCCATGTGCCAAGCGCTATTTTGTCTATGGGAACCTATGTTGCTATGGCAATTGCGGCCCTGGTAGGTATGGTTTGGCAGTGGCGTACTGCTTATATGAGTATGATCGCCATGGCGCCCATTGGTGCAGTGATGACTTTTATCGCGTTGTTCACCGGAGCGGCCTGGGGTAAACCCATGTGGGGAGCTTGGTGGGTGTGGGATGCACGCCTGACGTCAGAGCTTATTCTACTGTTCTTGTACATGGGGGTTATCGCCCTTTACGGTGCATTTGAAGACAAACAGCAGGCTGGCAAAGCCGCAGGCGTAATGGCACTTGTTGGCGTTGTAAATATCCCCATTATTCACTACTCGGTAGAGTGGTGGAACACGTTACATCAAGGTGCAACGATCAGTAAGTTTGACAACCCTTCGATTGCGCCTGAAATGTTGTGGCCGCTGTTAATTAACTTACTGGGTTTTGCTTTCTTTATTGGTGCTGTAACCACAGTGCGTTTACGAAATGAAATTGTATTGCGAGAAATGCACAGGCCTTGGGTGCAAGCGTTGGCTATGAAAGCAATGTCAAAGCAGCAAAGCGATACGGCAAGTACATTTGTGAAAGAGGGCAATTAA
- the ccmD gene encoding heme exporter protein CcmD: protein MQFESFSDFLAMGGYAFYVWLSFGVTFVAMAIIAVQSFIKHRGLLKQVMVEKERKARIKKARQQQQDSA, encoded by the coding sequence ATGCAGTTTGAGTCCTTTTCCGATTTTTTAGCTATGGGTGGCTATGCATTTTACGTATGGCTGTCGTTTGGCGTTACTTTTGTGGCAATGGCCATTATCGCCGTACAAAGTTTTATTAAGCATCGCGGCCTTTTAAAGCAGGTGATGGTGGAAAAAGAACGCAAAGCGCGCATTAAAAAAGCGCGACAGCAA